The DNA sequence CGAGACCTGCGATCTGTCGACGCACACCTGCCAGCCGGGCACGCCCACCGACTGCAACGACGACGATCCCTGCACCGACGATCTCTGCGACGACCTGATGGGCGGGTGCTTCAACCCGCTGATCGACATGGACGGGGACGGACACGCGCCGAGCGAGCTGGGCGCCTGCGGAGACGACTGCGACGACACCCGCGAGGACATCTTCACGGGCGCGCCGGAGCTCTGCGACGGGCTGGACAACGACTGCGACACCGCGATCGACGAGGACGCGCCGTCTTGGTACGTGGACTGTGACGAGGACGGCTACGCGGTCGACGTCGGGACGTCACGGGTCAGCTGTGAAGCGCCGCCGTCGAGCGTGACCGGCTGTGGCGGAGGCTGGACGACCCGGCGGCCGGTGGGGGCCTCCACGACGGACTGCGACGACAGCGTCGCGTCGATGAACCCGGGACAGCGCTCCTACTTCACGTCGCCTCACCCGTGCAGTGGCTGCAGCGGGGACGACCGCTGGGCGAACTACGACTGCAACGGCAGCGTGAGCCGCGAGCTCTCCACCGCGACTGGCGCCGACGCCTCCGACAGCTGCGACTACAGCCCGTCGCAGACGATCACCCTCCCGGGAAGCCCGCCCATCCGTCTGAGCGAGCGCTGCTCGGGCTCCACCGGCTGGACCGGCTCGAGCGCGCCGTCCTGCGGTGGATCGGGGAACTTCACGTCCTGCAACGCGCCTCAGGTCTGCTCGGGCTCGACCTCGCTGGCGTGTCGCGGCTACACGCTCGAGTGTCGCGACGCCACCTCCTCGATGTGTGAGTGCTCCCGGCCGCCGTGCTGCACGCCGGGCAGCCGGGACTGCCCCTGGGCGTACGTGCGCTGTACCCGCAGCACGCGGACCGAGCGGCAGGCCTGCCGCTGAATGCGGTCCGTGCCCCCGCTGCGGTATGCTGCGGGCGGGGAAACACATGGACCGACTTGCCTTCTGCACCGCGCTCGCGCTCCTCACCGGCTGCTCCGTCATCGTGGACGGCCAGCTCGCAGACAAGGGCGGCGACGGCGCCTGTGAGGACGCCGCCGACGGTACGCCGTGCGGCAGCGACCTGATCTGCGTCGACGGAGAGTGCGACGACAGCGCCTGCGGCGACGGCTACCTCGACGAAGCGGCGGGGGAGGCGTGCGACGACGGCAACGACATCGACTTCGACGGCTGCGATGTCGACTGCGAGCTGACGTGCGTGGAGGACGCGGAGTGTGACGACGGCTCCGCCTGCAACGGCGCCGAGACCTGCGCGGAGGGGAACGTCTGCGCGGCCGGCGCGCCTCCCGGCGACGGCGCCGCCTGCACGCTCGAGGGCGGCGCGATGGGGCTCTGTCGCGCGGACGAGTGCGTGGACCCGGGCTGCGGCAACGGCGTGATCGACGGCACGGAGCCGTGTGACGACGGCAACGAGGTCGACGGCGACGGCTGCGACGTGGACTGCACGTTCTCGTGCGAGGCCGACGAGGAGTGCAGCGACGGGAGCGTCTGCACGGGCGAGGAGAGCTGCGATCTGGCGAGCCACACCTGCGTGGCGGGCATGCCGCTCGAGTGCGACGACGGCGACGACTGCACGCGCAACGAGTGTGACATGGTCGAGGGCTGCACCTTCCCGCTCGACGACGGCGACGGAGACGGCGCGGCGCCCACCTCGCTGGGCACCTGCGGCACCGACTGCGACGACACCGACCCCGAGGTCTACCAGGGCGCGGAGGAGCTCTGCGACGGCAAGGACAACAACTGCAACGGCGACATCGACGAGACGGCGCCCACCTGGTACGCCGACTGCGACGACGACGGCTACGCGGCGAACACCGACGGCGCGCGCACCCAGTGCGGTGAGCCGCCCGCCAGCGGCGGCTGCCTCGGCTGGACCAACGTGCGGCCGGTGGACCTGACGAACACGGACTGCCACGACGGCAATCGCGACGTCCGCCCCAACCAGACGACCTACTTCTCGACCCGCTACACGACGACGAGCGGCGGCCAGTCGTGGGACTACAACTGCGACGGCCTGGACTCGCGCCGCTACGGATGCGTGTCGAGCAGCGCGGAGTGCGACTCGCGCACGTGCACCAGCAGCTCTGCGGGCTTCGAGGACTGCGGCTTCTTCTCGCCGGCGTGCGGGACGTCGGGTGACTTCTCGAGCTGTGGCCTGGTGGTGTGCCTCCCGCCCTGCACCGGCGGCGGCTGCCGTCGTCAGAGCTCCACGCGCACCCAGCCCTGCCGCTGAGCTCGGCCCGAATCAAGCGCTTCGCGCTTGCTCCGAGCCTAGCAATTCTAGTCAGGGGCTTTTCGCAAAAGCCCCTCGCTGCGGCGGCAAAGCCGCCTTCGCTTCACC is a window from the Sandaracinaceae bacterium genome containing:
- a CDS encoding putative metal-binding motif-containing protein — protein: MRLRLSHLYALFIVAALGGGCSVIVDGTLTGKAVDCADAADGTECDVGLICVDGDCVESDCGDGYIDAADGEECDDGNDEPGDGCGESCTFDCVADEDCAVEDVCLGEGRCDLDSHTCQLGDPPADGTACATAAVPDGVCRTAECVPPGCGNGVVDAGEDCDDMNEVDSDGCRTDCSYTCTDDAMCDDGVMCSGLETCDLSTHTCQPGTPTDCNDDDPCTDDLCDDLMGGCFNPLIDMDGDGHAPSELGACGDDCDDTREDIFTGAPELCDGLDNDCDTAIDEDAPSWYVDCDEDGYAVDVGTSRVSCEAPPSSVTGCGGGWTTRRPVGASTTDCDDSVASMNPGQRSYFTSPHPCSGCSGDDRWANYDCNGSVSRELSTATGADASDSCDYSPSQTITLPGSPPIRLSERCSGSTGWTGSSAPSCGGSGNFTSCNAPQVCSGSTSLACRGYTLECRDATSSMCECSRPPCCTPGSRDCPWAYVRCTRSTRTERQACR
- a CDS encoding MopE-related protein; amino-acid sequence: MDRLAFCTALALLTGCSVIVDGQLADKGGDGACEDAADGTPCGSDLICVDGECDDSACGDGYLDEAAGEACDDGNDIDFDGCDVDCELTCVEDAECDDGSACNGAETCAEGNVCAAGAPPGDGAACTLEGGAMGLCRADECVDPGCGNGVIDGTEPCDDGNEVDGDGCDVDCTFSCEADEECSDGSVCTGEESCDLASHTCVAGMPLECDDGDDCTRNECDMVEGCTFPLDDGDGDGAAPTSLGTCGTDCDDTDPEVYQGAEELCDGKDNNCNGDIDETAPTWYADCDDDGYAANTDGARTQCGEPPASGGCLGWTNVRPVDLTNTDCHDGNRDVRPNQTTYFSTRYTTTSGGQSWDYNCDGLDSRRYGCVSSSAECDSRTCTSSSAGFEDCGFFSPACGTSGDFSSCGLVVCLPPCTGGGCRRQSSTRTQPCR